In Cytobacillus oceanisediminis, the following proteins share a genomic window:
- a CDS encoding MerR family transcriptional regulator, whose amino-acid sequence MEYTVQKLAQLAGVSSRTLRYYDEIGILKPARTNSSGYRIYGQQEVDRLQQILFYRELGISLDQIKEIITAPAFDAADALREHREKLLEKRKQLDLLITNVEKTIASAEGRTTMSDKEKFVGFKKKMIEDNEEQYGKEIREKYGDETVDKSNAKLMNMTQEEYMAVTKLSEQVNSTLAQAMETGDPAGELAQRAADLHKQWITFYWSEYSKEAHAGLAEMYVADERFKAYYDKIGPGAAEFLRDAISIYTGQQ is encoded by the coding sequence ATGGAATACACAGTGCAGAAGCTTGCACAGCTGGCTGGGGTCAGCTCGAGGACCCTCAGGTATTATGATGAAATTGGCATTCTTAAGCCAGCAAGAACCAATTCGTCAGGATACCGGATTTATGGACAGCAGGAAGTTGACAGACTGCAGCAGATTCTGTTTTACAGAGAGCTTGGCATCAGCCTTGATCAGATTAAGGAAATTATCACAGCACCCGCTTTCGATGCTGCGGATGCACTGAGGGAGCACCGCGAGAAACTCCTTGAGAAAAGAAAGCAGCTTGATCTGCTTATTACGAATGTAGAAAAAACGATAGCGTCAGCAGAAGGGAGAACGACCATGTCAGACAAAGAGAAGTTTGTAGGATTCAAAAAGAAAATGATTGAAGATAATGAGGAACAATACGGAAAAGAAATCCGTGAGAAATATGGCGATGAGACGGTTGATAAGTCCAATGCCAAACTCATGAACATGACCCAGGAGGAGTATATGGCCGTTACCAAATTGTCCGAACAGGTGAACAGCACCTTAGCCCAAGCCATGGAAACGGGCGATCCGGCAGGCGAGCTCGCACAAAGAGCAGCCGATCTGCACAAGCAGTGGATCACTTTCTACTGGAGTGAATACAGCAAAGAGGCCCACGCCGGCCTGGCGGAAATGTATGTGGCAGATGAAAGATTTAAAGCCTATTATGATAAAATTGGCCCAGGTGCAGCCGAGTTTTTAAGAGATGCGATTAGCATTTATACTGGACAGCAATAG
- a CDS encoding DUF3949 domain-containing protein → MMLLTIFWGILGIYVLFSLLILPMQYRFLAALKKKEAENKAKGKTQGEMYDSMRVDELVLHEDMQGNPIFFLANSLASVIYRIKH, encoded by the coding sequence ATGATGCTTTTAACGATTTTTTGGGGAATTCTCGGAATATATGTTTTGTTTTCTCTCCTGATTCTGCCTATGCAATACCGCTTTTTGGCAGCTTTAAAAAAGAAAGAAGCCGAAAATAAAGCGAAGGGGAAAACACAGGGTGAAATGTACGACAGCATGAGAGTGGATGAACTGGTTCTGCATGAGGACATGCAGGGAAATCCAATCTTTTTTCTGGCTAATTCGCTGGCATCGGTTATCTATCGGATCAAACATTGA
- a CDS encoding MerR family DNA-binding protein: protein MTEEKVFTISELATMFDISSRTIRYYEEIGMLTSENRDSLTKQRSYTNRERRRLKMILRGKKLGFSLQEIKEMIDLYELNPEGEAEKSRIIAFADSKLKEIEEQIMQLQMLREDILTYKEKYENSRVKT, encoded by the coding sequence ATGACAGAAGAAAAGGTTTTTACCATTAGCGAGCTTGCAACGATGTTTGACATCAGCTCAAGAACGATCCGCTATTACGAGGAAATTGGTATGCTGACATCGGAAAACCGGGACAGCCTGACCAAGCAGCGCAGCTATACGAATCGTGAGCGCCGGCGCCTGAAAATGATTCTGCGCGGAAAAAAGCTCGGCTTCAGCCTTCAGGAAATCAAGGAGATGATTGATCTTTATGAATTAAATCCGGAAGGTGAAGCGGAAAAAAGCAGGATTATTGCATTTGCTGACAGCAAGCTAAAGGAAATTGAAGAGCAGATCATGCAGCTGCAAATGCTGCGGGAAGACATTCTGACTTACAAAGAAAAGTATGAAAACAGCCGGGTGAAAACATAA
- a CDS encoding CBO0543 family protein — MSRISSYKDEQNIREKLRDVSLEHWLKEDLFSFNWWLLLAASILPFFIWWRLVDKGRFFEILAFGLLCGIIACFLDVVGVNFLLWGYPDKLLHFIPPLLPADFVVIPISGMLIYQYFSTWKSYAFAAVGLGIMFAYIFEPLFSFLNIFVLINWTHTYSFICFILFFLGVRLLMLSLKRVADKIK, encoded by the coding sequence TTGAGCCGCATTTCTTCATATAAAGATGAGCAAAACATTAGAGAAAAGCTAAGAGATGTTTCTCTTGAGCATTGGCTGAAGGAGGATTTGTTCAGCTTTAATTGGTGGCTGCTGCTGGCTGCGAGCATTTTGCCGTTTTTTATTTGGTGGAGGCTCGTGGATAAGGGGCGGTTCTTTGAAATACTTGCTTTCGGGCTACTCTGTGGGATCATCGCCTGTTTTCTTGATGTTGTGGGAGTGAACTTTCTTTTGTGGGGATATCCGGATAAGCTGCTACACTTTATTCCGCCATTATTGCCTGCAGATTTTGTGGTGATCCCAATTTCGGGCATGCTGATATATCAGTACTTCAGTACGTGGAAAAGCTATGCCTTTGCAGCTGTTGGCCTTGGAATCATGTTTGCTTATATCTTTGAACCGTTATTTAGCTTTTTGAATATCTTTGTCCTTATCAATTGGACTCACACCTATTCCTTCATCTGTTTTATCCTCTTTTTTCTTGGTGTCCGACTTTTAATGCTGTCCTTAAAGCGTGTGGCTGATAAAATAAAGTAA
- a CDS encoding acyl-CoA dehydrogenase family protein: MNITSQDVQARGKNMYSFDEFLEKRSNLDWYKDDPFLQKALKKYAGSQYEQIHNELQHFSPAVSSKWNTLAERAARPEVRPYMLHFDAFNHRIDRVVRPMETHQLEKEVFGAGLFSSKMPSWESFTKRMLIHQLGEAGVACPLTCTIGLIALLEQYPNEDIPELEQILQHTKEGLDGDFAIGAQFMTEIQGGSDLPANVLEVVPDGKNYRLYGNKFFCSVAHADYSVVTAKISGTDKVSTFIVPSWLPGDKEKEKRNGYEINRIKWKMGTAELPTGEFQYKGALAYPVGPAGKGVAVAVGIVLTLSRLEIGIACAGFMLRAAREASLYGDFRTVFGKKVKAYPLSARTVKKIENAAHRTAAGAFKIYDQFLRLDQPLNAGIPVDQPLELRKQLFNLRELVLLQKICATNEGAEVLRDAISVFAGHGVMEEFSSLPRIFRDIVVNEQWEGPRNLLLTQIYRDIHRVTDWYLPADFVANVLEGASQETIDRFAEQLTDLLQRPVCGEVSEASMEAAEEWDVFCDSFFKAYQKIALEELQ, encoded by the coding sequence ATGAATATAACTTCCCAGGACGTTCAGGCAAGAGGAAAGAATATGTACTCATTTGATGAGTTTTTAGAGAAGCGCAGCAATCTGGACTGGTATAAGGATGATCCATTTTTGCAAAAGGCCTTAAAGAAATATGCAGGCTCACAATATGAACAGATACATAATGAGCTGCAGCATTTTTCTCCTGCTGTTTCTTCCAAATGGAACACCCTTGCAGAAAGAGCGGCAAGGCCCGAAGTCCGTCCCTATATGCTTCATTTTGATGCCTTCAATCACCGCATTGACCGTGTCGTCCGTCCAATGGAAACACATCAGCTTGAGAAAGAAGTGTTCGGTGCAGGGCTTTTTTCAAGCAAAATGCCATCCTGGGAAAGTTTCACAAAGCGGATGCTGATTCATCAGCTGGGAGAAGCTGGTGTCGCCTGCCCGCTGACATGCACGATTGGATTAATTGCACTCCTCGAACAATATCCGAATGAAGATATTCCAGAGCTGGAACAAATTTTACAGCATACGAAAGAGGGGCTGGACGGGGACTTTGCGATCGGTGCCCAATTCATGACGGAAATCCAGGGCGGTTCCGATTTGCCTGCCAATGTGCTTGAGGTCGTTCCGGATGGAAAAAACTATCGCCTCTACGGCAATAAATTTTTCTGCTCGGTTGCCCATGCCGACTATTCGGTGGTCACCGCGAAAATTTCCGGCACTGATAAAGTATCGACATTCATCGTTCCGTCCTGGCTTCCGGGGGATAAAGAAAAAGAAAAACGCAATGGGTATGAAATCAACCGGATCAAGTGGAAAATGGGCACGGCCGAGCTGCCTACAGGGGAATTCCAGTATAAAGGGGCTCTTGCTTACCCGGTTGGCCCGGCAGGAAAAGGGGTGGCCGTTGCAGTCGGAATCGTCCTGACACTATCCCGCCTTGAAATCGGCATTGCCTGTGCAGGCTTCATGCTCCGTGCAGCCCGTGAAGCCAGTCTCTATGGTGATTTCCGGACCGTTTTTGGAAAAAAGGTAAAAGCTTACCCGCTATCAGCGAGAACGGTGAAGAAAATTGAAAACGCCGCACACCGCACAGCGGCAGGCGCTTTTAAAATCTATGATCAATTCCTGCGCCTTGATCAGCCGCTGAATGCCGGTATTCCGGTTGATCAGCCGCTTGAACTGAGAAAACAGCTGTTTAACCTGAGGGAGCTTGTGCTGCTGCAGAAAATCTGTGCGACGAACGAAGGAGCAGAAGTGCTGCGCGATGCCATTTCCGTCTTTGCAGGCCATGGCGTAATGGAGGAATTCTCCTCACTTCCGCGCATTTTCCGCGATATCGTCGTCAATGAGCAGTGGGAAGGCCCGCGCAATCTGCTGCTGACACAAATTTACCGCGATATTCATAGAGTGACAGACTGGTATTTGCCAGCTGATTTTGTAGCGAACGTGCTGGAAGGTGCTTCTCAGGAAACGATTGATCGATTTGCCGAGCAGCTGACTGACCTCCTGCAGCGCCCGGTGTGCGGGGAAGTCAGCGAAGCTTCCATGGAAGCGGCTGAAGAGTGGGATGTGTTCTGTGATTCCTTTTTTAAAGCGTATCAGAAAATTGCGCTGGAGGAATTGCAGTAA